The Phacochoerus africanus isolate WHEZ1 chromosome X, ROS_Pafr_v1, whole genome shotgun sequence genome has a segment encoding these proteins:
- the AMER1 gene encoding APC membrane recruitment protein 1: METRKDESLQAKGAAVSVDTKDQGAENGAKNKAAEMIEGPASEPPSSGPGRLKKTAMKLFGGKKGICTLPSFFGGGRSKCSGKGNSKKGLSKSKTHDGLSEADHGPEDIVSEGTGLSLPLPESSCQLLSSQSAHGSLEIGSRCKISVAGTTEKVPFVTKPKKGLKGFFSSIRRHRKSKVSGAEQSDPGAKEPEGARARLYEHVSSALLPHTEQTLQAPREENTKSQDPPGPKVSSLSEPSPTATEKTACKDPEKNTKACASALLQPKPALEASSPEEPHSPETGEKVVAEEVNPPGGPVGDQLSLLFGDVTSLKSFDSLTGCGDIIAEQDMDSMTDSMASGGQRANRDGTKRSSCLVTYQGGGEEMALPDDDDEEEEEVELEEEEEEVKEEEDDDLEYMRASAQVYPRPNLNPGYHSTTSPGHHGYMLLDPVRSYPGLAPGDLLTPQSDQQESAPNSDEGYYDSTTPGLEDDSGEALGLVHRDCLPRDSYSGDALYEFYEPDDSLENSPPGDDCLYDLHGHSSEMFDPFLNFDPFSSSRPPGAMETEEERLVTIQKQLLYWELRREQLEAQEAHAREAHAREAYTQETHTREAHAQEAYAREACIREVRAREAQVREVQARQEKPIMEYQKRPLGPSVMGLVEGASGPSQTSHKGTTSAFPATESSQPDWRDFRPLEKRFEGTCSKKDQSACLMQLFQSDAMFEPDMQEANFGGSPRRAYPTYSPPEEPEEEEVEKEGNATVSFSQALVEFTSNGNLFSSMSCSSDSDSSFTQNLPELPPMVTFDIADVERDGEGKCEENLEFHNDEDLAASLEAYELGYYQKHAFNNYCSRFYQGLPWGVSSLPRYLGLPGMHPRPPPAAMALNRRSRSLDTAETLELELSNFHLAQGYMESDELHAQQEDSDEEEEEEWGRDSPLSLYTEPPGTYDWPAWAPCPLPVRLGPAWISPSQLDGPSSQSQHGQTACCVSPVAMSMLLSVSGPEPKAPGESKAQLARPSHLPLPMGPCYNLQPKVSQSARARPRDMLLPVDEPSCSFSSGGFSPSPLPQAKPVGITHGIPQLPRVRPEPPEPQSIHCGASTLDLSKERAEEGASLPTSYSSTAMNGNLAE; the protein is encoded by the coding sequence ATGGAAACCCGAAAGGATGAATCTCTTCAAGCCAAGGGAGCAGCAGTCTCTGTGGATACCAAGGACCAAGGGGCAGAGAATGGAGCCAAGAACAAGGCAGCTGAGATGATAGAAGGGCCAGCATCAGAACCACCCTCATCTGGCCCAGGTAGGCTGAAAAAAACTGCCATGAAACTCTTTGGTGGCAAGAAGGGCATCTGTACCCTGCCTAGTTTCTTTGGAGGGGGACGAAGCAAATGTTCTGGGAAAGGCAACTCTAAGAAGGGCCTTAGCAAGAGCAAGACCCACGATGGCCTGAGTGAAGCAGATCATGGCCCCGAAGATATTGTCAGCGAAGGAACTGGCCTCTCCTTACCTTTGCCTGAGTCATCCTGCCAGCTTCTCAGCTCCCAGAGTGCCCATGGGTCTTTGGAGATAGGCTCCAGATGCAAGATATCTGTGGCTGGAACCACTGAGAAGGTTCCCTTTGTGACCAAGCCAAAAAAAGGCCTGAAAGGTTTTTTCAGCAGTATCCGCCGTCACCGGAAGAGCAAGGTCTCTGGGGCTGAGCAAAGTGATCCAGGGGCCAAGGAGCCTGAAGGGGCCAGAGCCCGGCTTTACGAGCATGTGAGCTCAGCCCTTCTGCCCCACACTGAACAAACCCTCCAAGCCCCAAGAGAGGAAAATACCAAGTCCCAAGATCCCCCTGGACCCAAAGTTTCTTCATTATCAGAGCCTTCTCCAACAGCCACTGAGAAGACAGCATGTAAAGATCCCGAAAAAAACACGAAAGCCTGTGCCTCCGCACTCCTGCAGCCCAAACCTGCCCTTGAAGCCAGTAGCCCAGaggagccccacagcccagaaacagGGGAGAAGGTGGTGGCAGAAGAGGTAAATCCACCTGGTGGCCCTGTGGGGGACCAGCTGAGCCTCCTCTTTGGGGATGTCACATCTTTGAAAAGTTTTGACTCACTGACAGGTTGTGGTGACATTATAGCAGAACAGGACATGGACAGTATGACAGATAGCATGGCCTCCGGAGGCCAGAGGGCCAACCGAGATGGGACTAAGCGAAGTTCTTGCCTGGTGACCTACCAAGGAGGGGGTGAGGAAATGGCTTTGcccgatgatgatgatgaagaggaagaggaggtggaattagaggaggaagaagaggaagtcaAGGAGGAAGAAGATGATGACTTAGAATATATGCGGGCAAGTGCCCAGGTGTACCCAAGGCCCAATCTAAATCCAGGCTACCATTCCACTACATCCCCAGGCCACCACGGCTACATGCTTCTTGACCCAGTTAGGTCTTATCCTGGCCTAGCCCCTGGGGACCTTTTGACTCCTCAGAGTGATCAGCAAGAGTCTGCCCCCAACAGTGATGAAGGTTATTATGACTCCACCACGCCTGGACTTGAGGATGATTCAGGAGAGGCCCTGGGGCTTGTCCACAGGGATTGCTTACCCCGAGACAGCTACAGTGGCGATGCCCTCTATGAGTTCTATGAACCAGATGATAGTCTGGAGAACTCCCCACCTGGGGATGACTGCCTTTATGACCTCCATGGTCACAGCTCTGAGATGTTTGACCCCTTCTTGAACTTtgatcctttttcttcctctaggCCACCTGGGGCaatggagacagaggaagaacGGTTAGTGACCATCCAAAAACAGTTACTATATTGGGAGCTTCGGCGGGAGCAGCTTGAGGCCCAGGAGGCACATGCTCGAGAGGCTCATGCCAGGGAGGCCTACACCCAAGAAACTCACACTAGGGAGGCCCATGCTCAAGAGGCCTATGCCAGGGAGGCCTGTATCCGAGAAGTCCGTGCTCGAGAGGCTCAAGTCCGAGAGGTCCAGGCCCGGCAGGAGAAGCCAATCATGGAGTATCAGAAGAGGCCTTTAGGCCCTTCAGTGATGGGCCTGGTGGAAGGGGCATCAGGTCCCTCACAGACTTCCCACAAAGGAACCACCTCAGCTTTCCCTGCCACTGAAAGCAGCCAGCCAGATTGGAGGGACTTCAGACCTTTGGAAAAGCGTTTTGAGGGAACCTGCTCCAAGAAAGATCAAAGTGCCTGCCTGATGCAGCTCTTCCAGAGTGATGCTATGTTTGAACCAGACATGCAGGAAGCAAATTTTGGAGGTTCTCCCAGGAGGGCCTACCCTACTTACTCACCCCCTGAAgagccagaggaagaggaagttgAGAAGGAAGGGAATGCCACTGTGAGTTTCTCTCAGGCTCTTGTGGAGTTCACCAGCAATGGAAACCTCTTTTCTAGCATGTCTTGCAGCTCTGACTCTGACTCATCATTCACTCAAAACCTCCCTGAGCTGCCTCCCATGGTGACCTTTGACATAGCTGATGTTGAACGGGATGGGGAAGGGAAATGTGAAGAAAATCTTGAGTTCCACAACGATGAAGACCTTGCAGCCTCCTTGGAAGCTTATGAACTGGGGTACTACCAGAAACATGCCTTCAACAACTACTGCAGCAGATTCTACCAAGGCCTACCTTGGGGTGTGAGCAGTCTTCCTCGATACTTGGGACTGCCTGGCATGCACCCTCGACCTCCACCTGCTGCCATGGCCCTCAACAGGAGGAGCCGCTCCCTTGACACTGCAGAGACCCTGGAGCTAGAGCTCTCCAATTTTCACCTGGCCCAGGGCTACATGGAGTCTGATGAGCTTCATGCTCAGCAAGAAGATTcagatgaagaggaagaggaagaatggGGCCGAGATAGTCCCCTGTCCCTCTACACTGAACCTCCAGGGACCTATGACTGGCCTGCCTGGGCTCCTTGTCCTCTCCCAGTGAGGCTAGGTCCTGCCTGGATAAGTCCTAGCCAGTTGGATGGGCCTTCCAGCCAGTCTCAGCATGGGCAGACAGCCTGTTGTGTATCTCCTGTTGCCATGTCAATGTTGTTGTCAGTATCAGGGCCAGAGCCAAAGGCACCTGGGGAATCTAAGGCTCAGCTAGCTCGACCTTCACACCTACCCCTGCCTATGGGCCCTTGTTATAACCTCCAGCCAAAGGTCTCCCAGAGTGCGAGGGCCAGGCCTCGAGATATGCTGCTGCCTGTTGATGAGCCCAGTTGCTCCTTCAGTTCTGGAGGCTTCagccccagccctctgccccaGGCCAAGCCTGTGGGCATTACCCATGGCATCCCTCAGCTGCCCAGGGTCCGGCCTGAGCCCCCAGAGCCTCAGTCCATTCACTGTGGCGCTTCCACCCTTGACCTCTCAAaggagagagcagaggaaggtgcctctctccccaccagcTACTCCTCCACTGCCATGAATGGAAACCTAGCTGAGTAG